The Euphorbia lathyris chromosome 4, ddEupLath1.1, whole genome shotgun sequence genomic interval CTactaatttataacttatttaacTCGATAATTTAAAGTCTCTAAAATGTTAATCAAACATTTTTACCAGACTATTTTCGTACACTTTTATCGGACTATCGGAATTGTAACatgtaaactaaactaataTCGTTAACTACTGTCGCTACCCGGATTTTTCGAGCACGAACGCCGGAAGCTAAATCGATTAATAGTTTTTTCTagttaaaactattttttagagtcgccaccaatcaaaaTTAAGGCGTGATTGGACACCGAAAATGGTTGAATTTTAATGGATAAGGGGGTTTGCGAAATAGAGATTTTTGGTTCGTTtgtcggttacgtgtagggaagaaaaaCTTGATTAATCACCCTACCCGGCCCAAATGTTGGTACTAAAAATGTGATTTATGTGTTAATTGTTTGTTATGGTTTGAATTATTGATATAAACGAGACACTGGTGTATTTTAAGGTTATTGGGTTTAGGTTGGACTTAATTTAAAATTACGTATATAACATACACGTAATCATATTTATCGAATTAAAATtcagatttttattttacatatatcacatatatgttaaataaaaatgtttcttttttataaaggatattttgaatttattattgaattctaatgacgttttcacatcaattcAAATTAATTTGGTTATGAATTCGAACAatgttttcacatcgatccgaattGATTCAATTTACGAATTCGAACGACGTTTTCACACCGACtcgaattaatttggttttgaatTCGAATGACATTCTCACATCAATTCGAATTAATTTAATCGTGAATTCGGATGTCattttcacatcgatccgaattaatttggttattcTTATTGACTCGAGATAAGATctcgaattgatttattttaattatcttAGATTACGTACATATACATAATTATGAAGACACTATTTAATAtacaaatttaatcaaattaattggAATattctaaatgaaaaaaaaaacaaaagctaTTTAGCAAGTCTACATAATTAATTTGGTAATGAACACCAAACTAAGCTGATGAAAAAGTGAACTGATTAatctaaaaaaacattaataaattaatctaaaCCTAAAGACTAATTGAATCcccttaaattaattaaaaccatGAACAAACTAAGCTAATGATTACATGAAATATAGAAATAGGTCTTAAATTGTAAAACATCCACCATTAACTATTTTAGACATCAAAATATGGATTTAGTGAGGACACAAATGGAAATCGGGTTAGGAATTGATATTAGGCCCAAAGATACCCATTAAATCATGAAGAGCCCAAAGTAAGAAAAAGGAATTCTATTTAACCCTAGTATAAGTACATATTAGACCTAAAGCCTAAATTAAATCTCTTACCTTGAAGTTGAGGCAGCAACCACGAAAGCTCCCTCCCCTCACTCCTTCTTGCCTTCTCTTTTCTAGAACTTCAAAGCTCCGGTCGACATTCTCCCTTCCTTCGATGCCGGCTTGCGAATGACAGTGACGGTAAGGAGGCCGGCTTACCGATGGGAGCTGTGGTAGGAGCGTTGGCTTGCCAATAACGACGGCGACGACTCCTAGGTGAGCATTCTCCCCTCCCTTCTCTGATCTTCTTTACTATTCTGATTATTTTCTTCTCAGATCTTGATTCAAGATCCTTTCTTTGGTTTTTCGTTTAGATCCGGATCTTCCATGGCTGATGGTCAGTGATGAGTGAGAAAGACGGTGGGTGGTTTTGCGGTTCTGGAAATCGCTCCGTTGAGGATGACGGTGTGATGCGGCTGAATCGGAGATCCGGACAAGGCTTCCCGAACCAAATCCGCTGGAGAAAAGTGAGGTATTTTCTTGCTGAAGCTGGACACGAAATGAGGAATTGAGGAGGGAGGACCCTGCTTGCCTTTGCTTTCTTTTTTTGTGATCGTATTTGCTGGTGTTTGGTTTATTTTTTGAGGgtattgattaattttttacaGGAGGTTGGAGTTCAATGAGGATATAAGGGGGGCGCAAAAGGGAACTTTCATGAGAACCAGACCCTAGTTTGATGACAGTGTAAGCAGAAGAATGATAAACAGAAATTCGACTTAAAGCCAGAACCTTGCTTgaagatagatcaagaagaagaaaatggtgaATGATGGAGGTTTAGGAATAGATAAAAAGACTCTGCTCTCCCCTCAGAATCAGAACAGAACCTGGCCTGAAGAGCTAGACACAACTCCTTTAAACCAGAACTTGCCTGGAAAACAgctgaagaagaaggaaaaaaagaagATTAAGAAGACGGAAAAAACAAAGTAGCAAGGAGATTACTCAAGAAGAAAAATggtgaagatgaggaagaaatgACTCCTAAACGTGGAAGTAAACTGGAAGCTGGCTTGAACAgatcaagaagaagaataaaatgGTGGAAGATGGGGATTTAGGAACAGAGAAAAAGAAAGTCACTATTCTGTCTTCTCCTCAAAACCAGAACCTGGCCATGAGAGGAAGACAGAACTCCTCCCGACCAGAACTTGGCTTGAAAGAGGGAGcaataaaagaagaagaacaaaagATTAAgcagaaaaattgaaaaagaagaagagcaggaagaataagaaaagatgaaaaaacagAACTCAAACCTGGTGTGAAGAAGAAAGACACGAAGGAAGCAAGTTGAGAATGGAGAACTGCCTCCTTTTTTCTGTCTGTTTTCCTCTCTATTTATAGAAAAAACAATAGAACTTGTTGGGTAAGTAGTATATTGCATTTGCTACATTTTTAGTATGTATTTGAGCTTGTTGTATTTTTGTATCATGTATTTGAGTTTGTTGGTTTGTATTTTGGGCTTGATGGATTTACTGTAATAGGCCTTGTGAGCTTTTTGCTTTTGGACCAATTAATTGTAATTCtagaattatttatttataattttagttctaaagaataaatgaattaaatatttGTAATTTAAACATtaagtattttatgtttttattttaattatttaactaAGAGTTTATAACTCTATCAAATGAAAAATGAACATTATTTCGTCCATATTTAATCAAAGAAATGacatttctttaattaaataatGGTCATTCTAATTAATCGATTGAATTTTTataacataaacatttaatCGATTATAGGGATTACATACATAATTTCAGTTTCTTTTCGCAAATATTAGTTTATTAAGTAACTATTCATAATAAgaatatttatgaaataaattggttaaaaaaaatcgtaaaatcataaaatatgataatttaccccggacaaaatgggtatctacaactacgaccgaaggttcagttagacttGTGACACTACTACGAGTCTATCCGTACTAATTTTATACTCCAAACTCTTGTGCTAATTTTATACCGATTATACATTTAAACTCGTTATGCGGCTAAAAGGTCTTAATACCAAATTTCACATCGATAAATCTAAAGGTCAACTgtctaaattttataaatttttataagtAACCTATAGACTTAATACATCACTACTCATAAACCTGTTAAAATTTGACAGATACTAGAATCAGACTTACTCAAAATCATGCCTAAAACActttataaataatttagatataaaatacagttaccgaaaTATAGTCGTCGGTCACCGAAAATTAATCGGTGTCATCTGTTGACAGTTGATTCAAAACGTCATTGTTGATCATCGAAAATTAATCGGTGTGACTTAATCGGTGTGATCCGTTATCAGCCAAAGAAAACGTTTTTCCTCTAAAAGGCTCTTAACCCAAAATTTGATATATAAGAACttaaaagtatttttttcttctttttcctctctAGAATTCCTAAGATTTCTATGgtaaatatataatatgtaaTAAGTATATAATCCTTAAGATTGATATGGTAAAATGTAATATGTATTTAAATAtggggttaaagtgcaaaaatacccctaacgttttaggtcatgagcaattttacccctaacgtctaaaatggtgcaattttacccctaacgtttgtagtcaagagcaattttacccctaacgttggtaatttgggtcaattttagacactattataaaacaaagatatttttgttcattattttgcaccaattgcatatcaattcattctaaaaaaaaggatttcatatttttttttgtaatttaataataaaattagagattaatatttataaattcggtgaattttttgaattttcttatctaattcgtacaaaagacagtatattttttattttatttttcacatcctaacatatgtttatgatttgttactgataaaatgacgcacaatTGAattgtagatgataagattcatgactgagaagacagtttcatgaattatttctgaaattgacccaatttatcaacgctaggggtaaaattgctcatgactacaaacgttagggataaaattgcaccattttagacgttaggggtaaaattactcctgacccaaaacgttaggggtatttttgcaccttaacccttaaatATGACACATGGTAACTAATATTGACACATGTTAACATTGTAATAAAAGCAACATGATATAAGACACATGTTTGCTACATGTcacaaatatacatatatatttataaattattattattatattaaggATTTTACTCATAATTTTCATCCcaaattagtttttctttttgtaatattttaataagtattaattaagaaaagaCTCATAACTAATTATAAACATTTTTATTAGGAATAGTAAAAAGTAGATATTAATTACCAATCGTTGGTTGGCGCAGTGGTAGCATGGGGCTGCGCTTGGTAGAGAGGTCTCAGGATCGATCCCCCACAACGGTGATTGGGAGGGGTTTAAATACCGTAATCCTTGGACCCGCCCCGAATTCGGATTAATCGGCCCAATGTGGTTCGGAGTACCGGATGgtttaactaaaaaaaaaaaatagatattaaTTAACCACTTGATcataatttcatatatataataatataatacatGAAActttaatttactttatttttttagcCCGTAAATAAATCTATTAACACaactaattaagaaaatatCAGTCAAGATccctttaatttataatttttttaaacttatctcaaacttttaatttacatataaaaacattaaattgaaccctataatatatttaaattcataaataattCACATTATCTattccaaaaaaataaaattttaaacacgGATGTTACATTTATACTAATCAGCTTCAAAGGGCAAATTAATTGCTTCTCCAAATATAAGATCATAAATACTGGTATTAGGATTAAAAGTCTGATTGATACTCGTATTAGGGAGCATTGGTTGATTGGAACTCGAACCAGAAAACTGATGTCTAGGGTGTGAATTTTGGGTCAAAATCGTATCAATTTCCTTTGTTACATTCTCCTTCAGATGTTCCAGTGATGTTTTGAACTGTTGTAGCTGAGACGCATCAAGTTCATCAATTGGTTTTTGCCATGGAAACTGTTCTCTACCTGCATCTCTCATTTGATCCAGTTCTTTTCCTCTTTTCTTCTCTATCTCCAGTTGCTCCATCACTTGATCCGATCTTTTAATAATTAGTATTCCAAAattatataagaaaaaaaatctaaagtATTATAATTTACCTCAGTGAGCTCATTATAGAGTTCCTGGGTGGTAGCATTTTGACGAGCCTTCAGTAGCTGATTAGAGCGTTTCTGGATGGCAgcattcattttaaattttgatgtcGAATCTGGTTGTTGAGGCTCGTTGGGGCTAAGAAAGCGATCAATCAACGTTTCAACTCCAGGATGTCCAAAAGAATAAACATTCTTCCCGATCGGTGCGAAGACGATCATAGCAATTTCAGCACCGGTAAAGGTACAAAGCTCACCCGCCTTCTTAAAAAGGCCGGACCTCCTTTTAGAGAATGTAACTTGACGATTACTTTCATTCTCAATCTTCTTCATCTCTAACTTCTTCCTACCTTTACCCTTCTTTTCCGCCATCtaacaataaattataaaatacttTCTTTTATGATCAAtatctaaaattaaattatactgATGAAAAATGTTTACTAGTAAGAACAATATCTCTAGTGATTATAATATCTATGTTTTGATCACATTTCTCTCTAAACTCTTCCTTGCATTGATATAATAATCAACGAAAGAAAAACATCTTTAACCAATCCAAAGAGATACATGTAAGGAAGTGAAAAAAATTGTTTCACTCTCGAAGATACAGAACCATATGGTCTGAATATTTTGGAAGTCTAGTAGCAAAATAGTAAATaagaaccttaattaataagtatatgtaaaaaataaaatagaaaaatcaattatgcaaaagaaaaattacttaaaaataacACTTTTTATTACACATAACAAGATATCTAATAAAAGCATCAAATTTCatataaataaacattttatttcgCTTTAATTAACCAATTGCTTATACAAAACATT includes:
- the LOC136227088 gene encoding agamous-like MADS-box protein AGL62, giving the protein MAEKKGKGRKKLEMKKIENESNRQVTFSKRRSGLFKKAGELCTFTGAEIAMIVFAPIGKNVYSFGHPGVETLIDRFLSPNEPQQPDSTSKFKMNAAIQKRSNQLLKARQNATTQELYNESDQVMEQLEIEKKRGKELDQMRDAGREQFPWQKPIDELDASQLQQFKTSLEHLKENVTKEIDTILTQNSHPRHQFSGSSSNQPMLPNTSINQTFNPNTSIYDLIFGEAINLPFEAD